One genomic segment of Suncus etruscus isolate mSunEtr1 chromosome 15, mSunEtr1.pri.cur, whole genome shotgun sequence includes these proteins:
- the YJU2B gene encoding probable splicing factor YJU2B, translating to MPYNIWCDGCKNHIGMGVRYNAEKKQVGKYYTTPIYRFRMKCHLCVNYIEMQTDPASCEYVIVSGARRKEERWDPEDNGQVLTTEHEQKQRLETDAMFRLEHGAADRGTLRKALPALSDLQEAQSAWKDDFGLNSLLRRRFRERKKGQLEEERRDQALQAKASLDIPLLPETDADRRLAALLTLHTLDSYEDKQKLKRSEITQRSWFPAAPGPASSTPKTSSRVLKKLLQARRAPPTSGSITGCDLGIVRRPARGGDPSNSPQLQGTSQDSPSISQDRPIAPQDSPTISQDMSITPQESWQDAPQTPEDQPPKGLSSSLVADYSDSESE from the exons ATGCCTTATAATATCTGGTGTGACGGCTGCAAGAACCACATCGGCATGG GTGTCCGCTATAACGCTGAGAAGAAGCAAGTGGGGAAGTACTACACCACCCCCATATACAG GTTCCGTATGAAGTGTCACCTGTGCGTCAACTACATCGAGATGCAGACGGACCCGGCCAGCTGCGAGTATGTCATCGTCAGCGGTGCCCGGCGCAAGGAGGAGCGCTGGGACCCGGAGGACAACGGGCAGGTGTTAACCACTG AACATGAGCAGAAGCAGCGCCTGGAGACCGATGCTATGTTCCGGCTGGAGCACGGAGCAGCCGACCGCGGGACCCTCCGGAAGGCGCTACCCGCGCTCAGCGACCTGCAGGAGGCCCAGAGCGCCTGGAAGGACGACTTCGGCCTCAACAGCCTGCTGCGGAGACGCTTCCGG GAGCGCAAGAAAGGGCAGCTGGAAGAGGAGCGGCGGGACCAGGCGCTGCAGGCCAAGGCCAGCCTCGACATCCCGCTGCTGCCCGAGACCGATGCCGACAGACGCCTGGCTGCGCTGCTCACACTGCACACCCTAGACT CCTACGAGGACAAACAGAAGCTCAAGCGCTCGGAGATCACCCAGCGCTCCTGGTTCCCTGCCGCCCCAGGACCAGCAAGCAGCACTCCCAAGACAAGCAGCAGGGTCCTGAAGAAGCTGCTCCAGGCCCGCCGGGCACCTCCCACCAGTGGCTCCATCACCGGCTGTGACCTAGGCATTGTGCGGCGGCCGGCCCGGGGCGGGGACCCCTCCAACAGCCCCCAGCTCCAGGGTACCTCCCAGGACAGTCCCTCAATCTCCCAAGACAGGCCCATAGCCCCCCAGGACAGTCCCACAATCTCCCAGGACATGTCTATAACCCCACAAGAAAGCTGGCAGGATGCACCCCAGACCCCCGAGGACCAGCCTCCCAAGGGCCTCAGTTCCTCTCTCGTGGCTGACTACTCGGACTCTGAAAGTGAGTGA